The Micropterus dolomieu isolate WLL.071019.BEF.003 ecotype Adirondacks linkage group LG23, ASM2129224v1, whole genome shotgun sequence DNA window AGCTAGAGAAGGAGAGGAACGACGCAAAGAACAACGTAGAAGAGTATGTGTACGACATGAGGGACAAACTGCACGGTGTCCTGGAGAAGTTTGTGAATGAAGCTGTGAGTACAGATCGTGTTAAAAGACAATAATCTTCTCAATAGACATGAGCAACATCATATTTAACTTTCAGTGGATTAAATTCGGATATGCtgcatgtgttttatgttttgttctgttgacGTTTTCACAAATTGTGCATTTAATCTTGCTTCTTGTGCAACATGTAGGAGCGTGACACGTTCTCATTAAAACTGGAGGACACAGAGAACTGGCTGTATGAAGACGGAGAGGACCAACAGAAACAAGTTTATATTGACAAACTGGCTGAACTGAAGGTAACCTGGCATGTAGTGTGTGACTGGACAGCTGTTTCTGTGGTAAATGGTTATGTTCCCATTCAAAAGAGAACTGGTTCACTGTACAATTTTACGGACTACTGTTCCGAGTAACAGGTCAGCACCGAGGCACAGGCACTATAAAATTGGATATAAATTCTGATCATGGAGTTAATGTTTGTAGGGGCTTTTAAAAATCTGAGCCAACGCCCTGCCCTGCTTATTAAGATGACTGTGATGTGCAATATATGTTTATGTACTGTGTTCTGTGATTTTAATAGAAACTTCAAATGCATagtacaatatttaaaatagtAGAATGGCTTTATCCTCAAcaatatcaatatttttcaGTAGTTAATAGGTTGATTTTGTGGTGGAAAAGCCATGTTTTTCTCCTGCTGGATGACTGGCTGACTAAACCGGGTATTCttcaattttatttagtttattttattgttttatttattttttacagaccTTCCTTGCCTTTGAAAGTCAGTTGGTTTTTCCTCTCTCATAAGTAGTCAGACCAAGTCTGACAGCGCTGATTAGAATCTCTATTATAATTCTTCGCTGTTGGGTCAATTATGGCTCAACTCGACTGCTTTTACCAAGATTGTAGCGCAAACAATCTGTATTCAAGGCAACTAAGTAGTTAATAAGTGaataagaggaaataaatatcATACAAGGTTTGACTGGTGTGAGAGATGAGAAATCAAAAAAGCTAAACAATGGAAGGTGAAAAGCCTGATTATTCGTAACCCATTAGAATTACAGGTGAACAAATAGttgtaataaattaataaaaaacttttttttatttccctatgttgcttttatgttttatgtaaagcactttgaattgccttgttgttgaaatgtgccatacaaataaacttgGCTTTCCTTACAGAAAATTGGCCAGCCAATGCACGAGCGATACATGGAAGCTGAGGAGAGGCCAAAAGCATTTGAGGAGTTGGGCAGACAGATCCAGATGTACATGAAGATCATTGAAGCTTACAAGGCAAAGGTAACCTGGCACAGAGAGGCAGCTTAGTCTAGTCTTTTAAGTCAAGCgtaaatatactgtagatacaGAGAAGATTTAAAGAACAGTTGTAGGTTAGATTATTGACAATCACCAGACAGGTGTCATAATTTACCTGCGCTTCTCCCAACAGGATGAGCAGTACAATCACCTGGATGAGCTGGACGTGACTCGGGTGGATAAGCAGGTGAACGACGCCATGGTCTGGATGAACGGCAAGATGAACCAGCAGAACAGTCAGGACCTCACTCTGGAACCAGTGGTCAAAGTTCGGGAGATCCAGGCCAAGGCTAAGGTACCTATAGTGCAATCAAGACAAATGCACACTTAACCTTATAAATACTGGCTAATATGTACTGCTGACCCCGAATAggcgaagattcgatgctttgatgggtggagcctgattcgactgtcaaacTCACAATCGATGCTTCGCAGCAAAACGAGGATCATGTCATTTTGGCGATTTGGGGGTGCTCAACAGCTGAtgttacatagaactaccagttttctcccaataagttaatatacagcataTTACAATATAAGTTTCAATGTTCTATGCTGtatataaacatgtaaaaatgaacaaaagcttttaataaatgtttttaaagtgcgtgaataaatccataattgtaaccctaaccctggggcaTCAGTGCGCAGGTGTAAGTGTACGTGTAGCgtgtagcgtgtatgtgtgtagtggcagtagaggaacacttgctgcagagacagagccccagcttcacaagtgttgtgccgagttgtccgcaccttgcAGGCCGTTTCGATCATTTATCGCCATTGAGTAACcgcacaaagaatattatattgtttttaaatagtaagctacttgaaatagataTGCAAGGAACCGTGAaccacggcatgcacgcaaaactctgaccacaagaccggtgaatggcaggcagTCAGTGAGATAATGGTCTACAATAAGCTTCAGTTTAGCTATAAATGTAacagtgtaagttacactgACTAATGGAAAAAGCttttcaagattaaagtggagacccccaccccccccccgactataggcaagacctattctgattcgactatgttaatccttagtcggggacagccctgctttaatgctttttttttttttccctgttcAGGAGCTTTATTCAGCCTGCAATCCTGTGGTGTCCAAACCCAAGCCCAAGGTGGAGCCTCctaaggaggagaagacagagaaTGGGCCAGTCAACGGgccagaggagacagagagccAGCCATGCAACCCAGACAAAGCCACATCCACAGGCACGGAACAGGGAACGGCGGAGAACAAGCTCCCTGAAATGGACATTGACTAACTGTTGCACCTGCTGCGCCTGAGTTTCACCTACGTTTGTCGTTCTACTCTGCCCCAATTCTGTCGTTCTTCTGAGATTGTTATTGATGGAAGTAGTTTCTCTTGAAGACAAAAGACAGCAGCATCCTTAATCAATACTATTCATCAATCAGCCTCCTCGGCATGTCacttcttattttctttgaatACAAAAATGTTGCATAATATTAATATTGAACAGTCTACTTAATGACATAAAAGTTATGAGCGTGGGATGGAAACCGCTTTCTCCGTGTTGCTTTGACGGCCATTATGTTAAAGGTAGTTATGTTCAGCGTCTCCTGAGCATATTTAAGCTAAGAATGTAAGATGTGACGAATTGTAAGCAAAGTGGCTGTGAACACGAAAACTAGTAATAAACCCTGGATtcctgaaaatgtaaaatattgcaGTATGTCGAAATAACAGATTCAGCAGCACATGTCAACGAACATGGATTATTCCACATTGTACATGACAAATAGTGCATTTTTTTTCACTATAAATAATTGTAACTGCTGGGTTAtaatgttttaagtttaaaaggaaggagggaaggtTTTTGTTGAGTTTACTTGTGTTGTATGTGGAAACTAGATACTAAGTTACTGTCATGCAGGATCTTATTGTTTGGCTTTTCTCATTCAAAAGCAATGGTCCGTTGGTTGTTCTCTGGTAGCcttgtactgtttttttttttctacttaaCAGTGTGAATGCTGGTCCAACTAATCGCCTTCTcggtgctgctgttgttgccaCGTcaccaaaaataataaatcttgACCCAAAAAAAAAGCATGCGATGTGAGACATTGCTTATTGAGAAGGAGTGGTCATTCTTTATATGTGAACACAATGGCTATCTCCTGCCTTCAGTTTATTCCTCGTGAACACGCTGTAACACCCTGTCACCTTGTAAACTGTGGATAATTTCTTAATTAAGTGCTCTGCATTTGTTGTCACTACAGGATTTCCTCCTCTGAAGTCCAACACTTTAGTGACAGTGTAGATGTGGTACGTAGTTGCTGAAGTGGACAAGGAGGACATTTTGGCACATTTACAGCTGATACAGCTGGGTGACTAGTTGACTAATCAGTCACTGGAGAGATAGTGGATTCAttgtttaaagtattaaaaaaaaaaaaaaaaaaaaatatacctGGTTCCAATTTCTCAAATGTGACTATTGGCTGTTTTTGTTGGTCTTCTATGACCGTAAACTTTATGGAAttttggactgacaaaacaaaaaaacgtcTGCCTTGACTCTGAGGAGATGAGATTACTTAACGATTAATCCAGAAGATACATGGCagattaaataacaaataatcaAAATCATAAGTACTTCATTAGCTAAtagatatattatatataatatatttggAGGTTGTGTTGTAGTATTCAAGAGGGATTATtcctattattataattaatgcTATTGTAACTCTTGTCTGTGTTGATAGCGGTCTCCTGTGTGTAATAAGAGTGTGTGTAATAATTTCTTCTTGAATAATCTTTAATTCAACATGGTAGTACACACACCCAATTTCTCTGGGTTCACAGAAAAACTCCTCCACTCTGAAGTTGCCAGAAGTTGTTGGTTGTACTACCTCTGTTACACTTTTGACTGTCCCCCGCCAAAAAGTCCAACTAATATTGTGGAATTACTCAAactgaaatgtatattttaccACAGTGTACTGTAAAGATAACATAAATTAGTATGATAAACTTAATCCAAAAATATAATGCGTACAGTAACTATAGTTACACTATCAATACAGCCAAGCGAGTATTATGGACTTACattttgtaatgtaaatatgaaaaaatggTTTTCTCAGTCAACGTTAAATAACCAGGTCGCTCTCGACGGTTCGTAAAACATGTAAGTTTAACGTCAGAACATATATTTGTGTCAGATAGCCTTTTCTTACAATTTACTAATAAATATGAACGGATATGTCAGGTATTAGCATATTTTTAATGTTGTGCACCAACTAGCCAGCAGGCGGCGCTGTAACACCCAAACTGCCCCGGTCATGATCCAGTCAGAGTGAAGGAGTTACTAGTACTTGGGTCGGACAAGGTATGAAACGCGTTATTTTCACAGTAGTGCTGTGTTACTGCACTTGTAATTGCTTTGCTCAGATGTACATATGAAGCGGGACAATTATGGTTCAATGCTGccaaaaaggaaaagttacagCAGCACGGAGCTCTGTAGCCATAGCCACTGTTAACAACTATACTGATAGCTAGCTTGAATGCTTTCCCCCTCTGCTAACGTTAAtagttaacttagctagctTAACTGTCTCCTGGCGTAAAGATTGCCAGTTTTCCCCTGTCCTCAACAACAAACGTTGTTATTTAGGCGAGCGTTATAGTATAATTAAATGACGACCACGTCTAATTTGGGTAAAGTTTACTTTTGCTAGCTAGCGTGCTAACTTTTGAGCCACATTATAGCCATAGCTAGCTCTAACGTTAGCTAAGGCAAGCTGACATTATGTCAGAACAAAGTTGCGTTAGCTGTGGGGAAGGTAAAGACACACTATGCTCACCATGTATATAGCGTTCACTTGTGTACGTTATAAGAGTGCCTTAAGGATAGTAATTAGATCAGATAATTTACGAAAGGATAGCCGTATGTGAAGCTATAGCTGTGAAATGAtgactttgtttttgtaatgataGTAGTAGCTAGTGAAATACGATATTATTATCCACAGCTCTCTTCTCATCGTGTTAACGTCTGGTAGCTGTTTGTTTGGCAACATCCATGTGTTGCTTTTGCTGTTGTAGATTTTCGTAATTATGAATTTATGTCAAActtgttattattgttacagGAATGTAAATGTCTGAGGACAAGGAAGCCCAGGAGGATGAGCTGCTTGCATTAGCAAGTATCTATGATGAGGAGGAGTTCCACCGGGCAGATTCGGCACAGGGGGGAGAGATCCAGTTCTGTCTAGAGCTCCCTCCTGATTTCAAAGTTGTTGTCAAAGGTAGAGCTGTCAGAAAGCAGTGTAAAGAAATAAGGGCGAGGCCTATAACTTAAGCAAAACTCATTTGCAAGTCAAGCACAGTAGTAGACACTTTTCATATATTGTATTGAGTCTATATTGTAGATTTCCATACAGCATTTATTGGTCTCACCCCCATTAggaaatgtaacaaaataatttctgtgttgcaggagagaaaactgaatatcatgtctgcttcttacctcCTTTGGTGCTTAACTTTGAGCTTCCTGCTGACTATCCATCCATGTCCGCACCAATCTTCACGCTCAGCTCTAAATGGATGACCAGAGCACAGGTGAGACTCAAGCTAGCTTATatcttcacaacatcattgcaAAAGCTGACCCGTACATGTCAGCAGGGTTTGGCAAAGTATTCAAATTGAGAGTCAACTCAGTGGTTTTACTTTGATAAAGAATTATTGTTGGTATCACTCAAAAGAAAGCTTCTGGGCAGTCCTTACCATTCACCATTCTCAATACCTGTTCCTTCTCCTTTTCACCGCCTCAGATGAGCTCTCTGTGCAGACGCCTGGATGAGCTGTGGGAGGAGAACCAAGGCTGTGTGATTCTTTTCACGTGGATCCAGCTCCTCAAAGAGGAGGCTCTGGACTTTCTGGGAATCCAGTCTCCTCTTGAAGTCACAAGGGGAGGAAGTAAGGCAGGCGGTGAGCGCAGGAAAACAGACCCTGCAGCCACaggtacagtgtgtgttttgttaaataaatttgtttgtttgcttctgTGGATGCATCTGCATTAGTTAATAGTCATACCTGTATATTTCTATAACAAGTAGATCATTCTTTGATTTAGAGTTCAAGTAAAATAAGAACTCTgtcagcaaaaacacaaatatgctCTTTTGCTATTCTGTTACTAATGTTCTCCTGTGAAGTAATAGTAGGCTGATACTGTAGATTAACTGGGTACAGTACCAGCAGTTAACATGTATTCGCTCTGTCTGACTAATTTGTTTGCTGTAAAACGATTTCTGATGTCTCAAACAAATGCTTTATTCGATCAAAGACACATTCTGTAAGAGTCCTCAGTCAGTTTACATATAAAAATCACGATATGGCAAGGATTTGTCTTTCATGAGAACATGTTATTATTTTGCTAAACTATAAGGAGCACACTTTAGTTTCgtaaaaaaatgtaacttttggAAAACTTTTTGGATTGTTTTTTGATGATGATTGTTACATTTATCAATTTTGTTCAGCTCTGACGCAGAGTGGGAATCATTCTGAAAACAGTGAGGAGAACAAAAGAGAGGACAAGAAGAAGGGCAAATCTGAACCGCAGTTGTCTTCGTCTTCTCAACTAGACCCGCGGGCCGTCCTGTTGATGGATCCGCGCGCCGACCTCCTACCTCAGCTCCTGGACTTTGACGAAGCGCAGCGACAGAGAGTGTTTGATAGCAAGGTGTTCTGCTGTGGGATATGCTTTGTAGAGAAACTGGGCTCCAACTGCCTCTGCTTTAAGGAGTGCCAGCATGTCTACTGCAAGGCCTGTATGACTGAATACTTCCAGATTCAAATACGGGACGGCAACGTTCAGTGCCTTAATTGCCCTGAGCCCAAATGTACCTCCTTAGCCACACCGCTGCAGGTAAGAGAGCGGTAAAGTagatgtatgtgtatgtaccTTTGGTTTTTTGTAATTCCTCACAAAACTGATTTTTCAGAAGAGGGTTTAAGTAATTCAAGTTGTAATGAACCATTTCCCTCCCTTTGTCTTCATCACTCAGGTGAAGCAGCTGGTAGATGAGCAGATGTTTGCCCGTTATGACCGTTTGCTGCTCCAGTCTAGTCTAGATCTCATGGCCGATGTGGTCTACTGTCCCCGCCCTTCCTGCGGCACTGCTGTTATGGTGGAGCCAGACACAACCATGGGCATTTGCTCGGCCTGCCAGTATGCTTTTTGCACACTGTGCAAGTTGGGCTATCATGGTCTCTCCAACTGTAAAATCCCTGCAGGTAATGTCGCTGAACATacagtcattttgttttttagggcAACAAGAGAAGAGTAATTATTCTTAAAAAAGACTTCAACTTTTAAAGCTGTGTAGGAACAGGCTGGCTTAAGGACTGTGGATACTGCCTTTCAGCTGAACATTTTGTCAGTCCCAACCCTGTGTCCTCAGTTTAAATCCAATGCTGTCCTTGTTTTCTATCTTGTGCCTCAGCTGAATTGCGTAACCTCCGAGATGAGTACCTGTCTGCCACAACGGAGGGGAAAAAGTTCATGGAGCAACGCTTTGGGAAGAGGGTGATCCAGAAAGCAGTGGAAGAGTCCTTTAGCAGAGACTGGCTCAATGAGAACTGTAAAAGCTGCCCACACTGTGGAACCAACATACAGGTGTGGCTCCCTCTGCTGGCAACAGACAGTAGAACAGGCTTTGACTTTATCCCCAGGGGTCAGTGTTCACTGCTTTCAGTTACGAAACACAGAATTTATTTTCATCACCAACATAATACACCAAATGAGTGAACGTAGTCAGGTGAATACAGAATTAACTGCGACCTGTGATCCTGTGTGAGGATTCTCATGCCCAGCCTCTGGTTATGTCAGTTACTATTGTTAATTGATGTTTTCTGATGCCttatctctgtgtctgtttagAAAGTGGATGGCTGTAATAAGATGACGTGTACCTCGTGCAGACAATACTTTTGTTGGCTGTGCCTGGGCCTGCTCAGCAAAGTCAACCCGTACAGTCACTTTAACAACCCCAATTCACCTTGTTACAACCAGTGAGTGACCTTTATCTTTTTGTGTTCACCACTTCAGACATTTAATCACTGACACTGTCCATCTACAAACACATTGGTTGAATGTGTCTTTTCTTGTCGGTCGCAGGCTCTTCCAAGGTGTGGATCTCGATGAAGAAGATGCCTTCTGGAGTGATGAGGAGGACTGACATTAGCGCAGTACCTCAGTACCGTTTGAATGCACTTTATCTCACATAACTATCTTCACCTGTGGCACTCACTACGCCTGCAGTAGAACAACAGTGCCACTATCCCCATCTACCTTGGCATCATTATTTATGTTTGGAATATGATCAGGCATCTTAGGTATAAAACATTCAGTGCATTGTTCCTGTTTACTTAATATATGACATATATCATGTATATGAAGTTTTCTTTCAGGAATGAGAGAACGAGAACAGTTCAAGCTTTATCTCAAAGAGAAATAGAATCATTTTGGTAAAAGTAGGCATTTTCTTAAATATTCACTCTTATGGTTATGACCATCAAAGATACATACTTGGATACGTAAATTGGCCttttaaatatgagtgtcatgGGACTGGAATTTTTATTCAAGACTTAAAGCAAGTGAACAGAAAACGAAATTTGGTTGAATTTCTCTTTATTATACAGTAATGAGATAAGAGTATGTACTTTCTTCTGAATTGGATGTACACTTCATGATCAGGTTTGACATCCCGCAGGCTAATGATCAAGGGCTGATACTTGAACCACTGACTAAGCTCAGTTTGGTAAATTCAAGGTGTTTACTTCCAGTTAGCTAGCAACCATTCCCTCTGAGTGTGATATGGAAAAGACGGACTCCACTTTTGCCCTTTGTCATACTAAGTATCTTGCTTGTTGTAATGAGTATCTACCCTCTGGATAGCTTTCTGTCACCTGTCAACGTATGACAGTTAAACCTTTCTGCTAACAAACTTCAAGGTGGATAATAAAGTGAATTTCATGATCCAACCAAGACACAGCATTAAGATACAGGCTTAAAGCAATGGAGGCAAACCTGGAGATTTGTCACCCAGCCATAATTCCAAAACGACTgaggttttgttgtttgtttcagcttTAGGCTGTTTTGGTTGACTACCCGAACGGGAAATCCTCAGACTGTTAATTTCAGGCTGGGTCTTTTGTCaggaattacatttttttcttttcttctgaaaATGATCTTTAGATCTGCATTCTCATGAGACGAGTTTACAGAATCGTGTAAGTCTAGCCAGCAAAAAGTGGAATTTCATGAGATAGTTTGTGTGGAATGGTTTCATAATTATTTAGAGTCACATGTATTTGTCCATATAGAATGTAATAAAGGAGAACACTGCAGTAAATATTCATGAAAGTAGATCCTTTGATGGAGTTACTAGGATTgtgatgattgtgtgtgtgtgtgtgtacctgctggAAAAACCAAATCATTCAGGGACTGTGGTGTGAGAAAGGAAAATCCTCACTTGGTAAATAGCCAAGGCATTTAGGAATGATATTTCACTTGATTTAATTCACACGCTCCtttgtacaacttttattttaatgttgccAAA harbors:
- the rnf14 gene encoding E3 ubiquitin-protein ligase RNF14: MSEDKEAQEDELLALASIYDEEEFHRADSAQGGEIQFCLELPPDFKVVVKGEKTEYHVCFLPPLVLNFELPADYPSMSAPIFTLSSKWMTRAQMSSLCRRLDELWEENQGCVILFTWIQLLKEEALDFLGIQSPLEVTRGGSKAGGERRKTDPAATALTQSGNHSENSEENKREDKKKGKSEPQLSSSSQLDPRAVLLMDPRADLLPQLLDFDEAQRQRVFDSKVFCCGICFVEKLGSNCLCFKECQHVYCKACMTEYFQIQIRDGNVQCLNCPEPKCTSLATPLQVKQLVDEQMFARYDRLLLQSSLDLMADVVYCPRPSCGTAVMVEPDTTMGICSACQYAFCTLCKLGYHGLSNCKIPAAELRNLRDEYLSATTEGKKFMEQRFGKRVIQKAVEESFSRDWLNENCKSCPHCGTNIQKVDGCNKMTCTSCRQYFCWLCLGLLSKVNPYSHFNNPNSPCYNQLFQGVDLDEEDAFWSDEED